CGCGTGGGTGAAGGCGGTGCGCACGAGCTCCCCGCGGGTGTCGGCGGTCAGGGCGTGGGCCGCGACCCAGAACCGGACGACGACCTGGGGCCCGGCGACCACGTCGGCCTGGGCGACGGTCACCCCGCCGCTGACCACGGACACCTGGTCGGGGCCGGTCATGGAGACGGTGGCGACGGGGAGCGCCCCGTCGGTGGCTCGCGTCCTCGGGTCGGTCCAGCGGTGTCGGTCGTCGTTCTCCGAGGTCATGCCGGTGACCCTGCCCGCAAGGCGCCCCGGTGACGAGGGTCCGACGTCCCGGACCGCCCGCCGTTCGACCCGGTCACCGGCCGACCAGCTCCCGGGCCTCCGCCGTGGATCGGGCCTGCTGCAGGGCGTCGTCCCCGGGCACCACCAGCACCGGGCAGGACGCGCGCAGCAGGAGGGTGGACCCGGTGCTCGAGGTGGGCCGGCCCGCGCCCCGCACGCGCCGGCCGACCACCAGCACCTGCGCCGCCGTGGCGGCCTCCAGCACGAGGGTCGTGGCGTTGGCCGCCCGGGCCTCCACGTGCACCCGCAGGAGAGGGAGGTGGTGCCGGACCCGGTCGACGAGCCGTTCGAGGAGCCGCTGTTCGGCAGTGAGCACCCCGGGGGTCGACAGCCGCGACATCCGGCCGTGCACGACGTGCAGCACGGCGCCGCGCAGGCACGCCTCGTCGGCGGCGACCCGCAGCAGCACCTCGGTGCCGGGCAGGCAGTCCAGGCCGACCACGACGGAGCCGGCCGGGCGGCCGGTCCCGCGGTGCAGCAGCAGCGGCGCGTGCGCGTGCCGGACGAGCTCATCTCCCACAGCGCCCAGGCCCGGGCCGCCGGTGTGCTCGCCCAGCACGACCCGCTCGGCCGTCGCCGACTCGACCGTCAGCTCCTCCGCCGTGCCGCCCCGTCGCACCGCGGCGGTGACCTGCTGGCCGGGGAGCAGGGTGGCCAGCTCGCCGCGCAGCCGGTCCAGCTCCACCCCGGCGTGCTGCAGGGCCACCCCGTTGCCGCGCTCGTCGACCGGGTCCTCGCTGGGCAGCGGCACCACCCGGACCAGCCGCAGCGGCGCACCGAGCTGCTGCGCGGTCCGGGCCGCGGCGTGCGCGGCAGCCAGCGAGGCGGGGGAACCGTCCACCGCGGCCACCACCGGTGCTGTCGTGGCGGCAGCGGGTGCCGCGGGCAGGGTCATGGCCCCAGCGTCCCGACTCCGGGCCGTCGTCCCCAGTGCCGTTGGCCCCCACCGGGTCGCTGTGACGACCCCACCCGCCACCCCCCCCCGGCGTTGATCAGGGTCGACGACCAGAGTGCGTCCTCCTCCACCGACGCCGGTGGAGGAGGACGCACGGTGCTCGTCGGAGCTGATCAACGCCGAGCGAGGGGGGCGGTCAGCCGGACCAGGTCCACTCGCGGATCTCGGGCAGGTCCTGGAAGTGCTCCCGGACGTACGCGTGGTGACGGGCGAGCTGGTCCCGGCAGGTCGCGGCCAGCTCGTCGGCGCCGGTCAGACCCGCCGGGGCGTGGGCGAGGGCGAGCAGCACCAGGTGGTAGCGGCTCATCCGGTTGAGCACGACCATGTCGAAGGGCGTCGTGGTGGTGCCCTGCTCCTCGAAGCCGCGCACGTGGAAGCGGTCGGTGTCCGGTCGCCCGTGCAGGAGCTGGTGCACCGCCCGCGGGTAGCCGTGGAAGGCCACGACCACGTCGACGGTGTCGGTGAACAGCGAGCGGAACACGTCGTCGTCGAAGCCGTGCGGGTGCACCGCACGGGGCAGCAGGGCCATCAGGTCGACCACGTTCACCACCCGCAGCGCCAGGTCGGGCACCCCGTGCCGCAACAGCTCGGCGGCGGCCAGCACCTCCAGCGTGGGGACGTCGCCGGCCGCGGCGAGGACGACGTCGGGGTCGCCGGTCGTGCGTTCGGTGCCGGCCCAGCGCCACACCGACGCCCCGGCCGCGCAGTGGGCCTCGGCCTCGGGCAGGGTCAGGAACTGCAGGTGCTCCTGCTTGTCGGCCACGACCAGGTTGACGTGGTCGGTGCTCTGCAGGCAGTGCCGGGCGATCGACAGCAGGCAGTTGGCGTCCGGCGGCAGCCAGACCCGCACGACCTGGGGGGACAGCGGCAGGACGGTGTCGATCAGCCCCGGGCCCTGGTGGCTGAACCCGTTGTGGTCGTTGCGCCAGCACGTGCTGGTCAGCAGCACGGTCAGGCTGGACACCGGCTCCCGCCAGGACACCGCGGCGGCGTGCTGCAGCCACTTGACGTGCTGCACCACCATCGACGCGCTGACCATCGCGAACGCCTCGTAGGTGGCGAACAGCCCATGCCGGCCCGAGAGCAGGTAGCCCTCCAGCCAGCCCTCGCACAGGTGCTCGCTGAGCACCTCCATCACCCGGCCGTGCGGGGAGAGGTGGTCGTCGGTGGGCAGCACCTCGGCCTGCAGGCACCGGTCGGTCACGTCGAAGACCGACTGCAGGCGGTTGCTGGCGGTCTCGTCCGGGCTGAACAACCGGAAGGTGCCGCCGCCGTCGGGCGTCGTCGTCCGCCGGTAGACCTCGGCGAGCAGCTCGCCGAGGGGGTGCGTGGTCTCCCGGGAGACGGTCCCGGGGCTGGGGACGTCGACGGCGTAGCCGGCCAGGGCGGGCAGGTCCAGGGGACGTCGGAGCCGGCCGCCGTTGGCGTACGGGGTCGAGCCCATCCGCAGGTCGCCCAGCGGGGCCAGCGCGGCCAGCTCGGGGGCCAGCCGGCCGCCGGGGAACTGCTGGTCGGGGTCGTAGCTGCGCAGCCAGTCCTCCAGCAGCGCCAGGTGCGCGTCGTCGGTCTGCACTCCCGTCAGCGGCACCTGGTGGGAGCGCTGGGTGCCCTGCACCTGGATCCCGTCGACCACGTCGGGCCCGGTCCAGCCCTTGGGGGTGCGCAGGACGATCGCCGGCCACCCCGGCCGCAGGTCCTCCCCGCCGCTGCGGGCGTGGGCCTGGATCTCCCCGATCCGGGTGTGTGCGGCGGTCAGCGCCGCCTGCAGGTCGGTGAACACCAGCCGCGGGTCGTCCCCGGAGACCACGACCGGCGCCCAGCCCTGGCTGGCCAGGTAGGCACAGACCTCCTCGTTGGAGGAGCGGCCCCACACGGTCGGGCCGCTGATCTTGTAGCCGTTGAGGTGCAGCACCGGCAGCACGGCGCCGTCCCGGCGGGCGTCGAGGAACGCCGGGACCTTCCACGACCCCGACAGCGGACCGGTCTCGGCCTCGCCGTCCCCGACCACGCAGGCGACCAGCAGGTCGGGGTGGTCGAAGGCGGCGCCGGCGGCGTGCACGAGGGCGTAGCCGAGCTCGCCGCCCTCGTGGATCGACCCCGGGGTGGGGACGCCGACGTGGCTGGGGATGCCGCCGGGGGTGGAGAACTGCCGCACCAGCGCCCGGACGCCGGCCCCGTCGGGGCCGACCGCCGGGTACAGCTCGCTGTAGGTCCCCTCCAGCCAGGTGCAGGCGACCAGGGCCGGCCCGCCGTGACCGGGGCCGGTCACGTAGAGCACCTCCTGCCCGGTCCGGCGGATCAGCCGGTTCAGCTGCACGTACAGCGCGGACAGCCCGGGTGAGGTGCCCCAGTGGCCCAGCAGCCGCGGCTTGACGTCGGTGTGCGTGAGCGGCCGGTCGAGCAGGGCGTTCTCGGTCAGGTGGATCTGACCGACGGTGAGCAGGTTGGCCGCGGCCCACCACCGCAGGTCCAGCTCGAGCTCCTCCACCGGGTACGGGTCGGCGGGGTCGAGCGCGGAGGACACGGGGGAGGCCGACGACATGCCCGCGACGGTGCCGCGCGGCCGGTCGTGGGCGACGGGGTCGCCGGGCCCCGGCCAGGGGGTCGGAGGGCCCTGTCGGCCCGGGCCGCGTCCACGCACCCTGGTGGCCGGTCGTCACCACCGAGACAGGCGAGGAGCACCGATGACCGCCCTCGCCACCCGCCCGCCGACGTCCGCGACCGCCGACGCCGCCACCTGGAGCACCGCCGGCACGCTGCGCGCCCTGGACGTCGACCCGGCCGTCGGGGTGCGCGACGGGGAGCTGGACGCCCGCCGCGCCCGGTCCGGGCCCAACGCCGTCACCTCGCACCGCGCCCGGGCGCTGCCCGCGCTGTGGCACCAGCTGGCCTCACCGCTGCTGGGGCTGCTGCTCGTGGCGGCGCTGGTGTCCGCGGCGGTGGGGGAGCGCGGCGGGGCCGCCACCATCGCGGTCGTCATCGCCCTGTCGGTCGGTCTCGGCTTCGGCAACGAGTACCGGGCCGAGAAGGCCGCCGAGACGTTGCACGACCAGGTCCGGCACACCACCGTGGCACTGCGCCAGGGCCGTCGGCACGAGGTCGACGTGACCGGGCTGGTGCCCGGTGACCTGGTCGACATCGGCCTGGGCGACGTCGTCCCGGCCGACCTGCGGCTGCTCGCGGTGACCGGGCTGGAGTGCGACGAGTCCGTGCTGACCGGCGAGTCGGTGCCCACGGCCAAGGGCGTCGAGCCGGTGCCGACCGGCACGCCACTGGCCGAGCTCACCTGCTGCGCGCTGATGGGCACCGTGGTCGCCGCCGGCAGCGGGCACGGCGTCGTGGTGGCCACCGGGGCCCGCACCGAGTTCGGCAGCGTCACGGCCGGCCTGGACACCCACCCGCTGGACACCCGCTTCCAGGTCGGGCTGCGCGACTTCTCGGTGCTCCTCGCCTGGGTCGCCGGGGTGCTGTCGGCAGTGGTGCTGGTGGTCGACGTGGTGCTCGGCCGCCCGCTCCTGGACGCCGTGCTGTTCTCCCTGGCCATCGCCGTCGGCATCACCCCGCAGCTGCTCCCGGCCGTGGTCTCCAGCAGCCTGGCCGCCGGCTCGCGACGGCTGCGCCGACGGCACGTGCTGGTCAAGCGGCTGGTCTGCATCGAGGACCTCGGGGACGTCGACGTCCTCCTCACCGACAAGACCGGCACCCTCACCACCGGCCGTCCGGTGTTCCTGCGCGCCGTCCCGGCTCGCGGGAACAGCGCTGACGAGGTGCTTCGCTGGGGCCTGCGGGCCGCCGAGACCGTGGACGGCACCGGTGGCAACGCCCTGGACCGGGCGCTCTGGGCGGCGGCCACCCCGGGCGAGGTGAGCGAGCGCCTCGCCCTGGTGCCCTTCGACCACGCCCGGCAGCTCGTCTCCGCGCTGGTCCGCACCGCCGACGGCACCTGCGTGGTGGTCACCAAGGGCGCCCCCGAGGTCGTGCTGGACCGCTGCACCGCCGTCCCCGCAGGGGTGGCGGCCGCCCTGGGCGCGGAGTTCGCGGCCGGCAACCGGGTCGTCGCCGTCGCCACGCGGACGGTGCCGGCCGGGCACCTGCTCACCACCGCCGACGAGCACGGCCTGACCCTGCGGGGGCTGCTCGTGGCGAGCGACCCGCCGAAGGCCGACGCCGCGGCCGCGCTCGCCCGCCTCGCCGCGCTCGGCATCTCCGTCAAGGTCGTCACCGGTGACGCCGCCCCGGTCGCCGCGCACGTCTGCCGGGAGCTCGGGCTCGACGACACGGTGCTCACCGGCGCCGACCTCGCCGGCCTGGACGACGACCAGCTGGCCGCCGCGCTGCCCACGACCACCGTGTTCGCCCGGGTGGGCCCGCAGGACAAGGCCCGGATCGTGGCCGTGCAGCGTCGCACCGGGGGCGGGGTCGCCTTCCTCGGGGACGGCGTGAACGACGCACTGGCCCTGCACGGGGCCGACGTCGGGATCTCGGTGGACAGCGCCACCGACGTCGCGAAGGACGCCGCGGACGTGATCCTGCTCCAGAAGGACCTGGGGGTGCTGGCCGACGGGGTCGCCGAGGGGCGCCGGATCTTCGCCAACACGGTCAAGTACGTGCTGATGGGCACCTCGAGCAACGTCGGCAACATGGCCTCGGCCGCCGGCGCGTCGCTGTTCCTGGGGTTCCTGCCGATGCTGCCCAGCCAGATCCTGCTGAACAACCTGCTCTACGACACCAGCCAGCTGGCCATCCCCACCGACCACGCCGACGACGAGCAGGTGCGCCGGCCCGCGCACTGGGACCTGGCCTTCATCCGGCGGTTCATGCTGGTGTTCGGCCCGCTCAGCTCGCTGTTCGACGCGTTCACGTTCGTCGTCCTGCTGACCGTGCTGCACGCCGGCCCGACGGAGTTCCGCACCGGCTGGTTCGTGGAGTCCCTGGCCACCCAGACGCTGGTGGTGCTCGCCATCCGCACGCGGCGGGTGCCGTTCTGGCGCAGCCGGCCCTCGCTCCCGCTGGTGCTCGCCGCCGTCGGCGTCGTCACGGTGGGGGCGGTGCTGCCGGCGACCCCGCTGGCGCAGGCCCTCGGCTTCACCCCGCTGCCCGGCGTCTACTACGCGGTCCTGGTCGGGTTCGTCGTGGGCTACCTGCTGCTCATCGAGGTCGGCAAGGCCGCCTTCTACGCCACCGCCCGCC
This sequence is a window from Geodermatophilaceae bacterium NBWT11. Protein-coding genes within it:
- a CDS encoding phosphoketolase family protein, which translates into the protein MSSASPVSSALDPADPYPVEELELDLRWWAAANLLTVGQIHLTENALLDRPLTHTDVKPRLLGHWGTSPGLSALYVQLNRLIRRTGQEVLYVTGPGHGGPALVACTWLEGTYSELYPAVGPDGAGVRALVRQFSTPGGIPSHVGVPTPGSIHEGGELGYALVHAAGAAFDHPDLLVACVVGDGEAETGPLSGSWKVPAFLDARRDGAVLPVLHLNGYKISGPTVWGRSSNEEVCAYLASQGWAPVVVSGDDPRLVFTDLQAALTAAHTRIGEIQAHARSGGEDLRPGWPAIVLRTPKGWTGPDVVDGIQVQGTQRSHQVPLTGVQTDDAHLALLEDWLRSYDPDQQFPGGRLAPELAALAPLGDLRMGSTPYANGGRLRRPLDLPALAGYAVDVPSPGTVSRETTHPLGELLAEVYRRTTTPDGGGTFRLFSPDETASNRLQSVFDVTDRCLQAEVLPTDDHLSPHGRVMEVLSEHLCEGWLEGYLLSGRHGLFATYEAFAMVSASMVVQHVKWLQHAAAVSWREPVSSLTVLLTSTCWRNDHNGFSHQGPGLIDTVLPLSPQVVRVWLPPDANCLLSIARHCLQSTDHVNLVVADKQEHLQFLTLPEAEAHCAAGASVWRWAGTERTTGDPDVVLAAAGDVPTLEVLAAAELLRHGVPDLALRVVNVVDLMALLPRAVHPHGFDDDVFRSLFTDTVDVVVAFHGYPRAVHQLLHGRPDTDRFHVRGFEEQGTTTTPFDMVVLNRMSRYHLVLLALAHAPAGLTGADELAATCRDQLARHHAYVREHFQDLPEIREWTWSG
- the mgtA gene encoding magnesium-translocating P-type ATPase, with the translated sequence MTALATRPPTSATADAATWSTAGTLRALDVDPAVGVRDGELDARRARSGPNAVTSHRARALPALWHQLASPLLGLLLVAALVSAAVGERGGAATIAVVIALSVGLGFGNEYRAEKAAETLHDQVRHTTVALRQGRRHEVDVTGLVPGDLVDIGLGDVVPADLRLLAVTGLECDESVLTGESVPTAKGVEPVPTGTPLAELTCCALMGTVVAAGSGHGVVVATGARTEFGSVTAGLDTHPLDTRFQVGLRDFSVLLAWVAGVLSAVVLVVDVVLGRPLLDAVLFSLAIAVGITPQLLPAVVSSSLAAGSRRLRRRHVLVKRLVCIEDLGDVDVLLTDKTGTLTTGRPVFLRAVPARGNSADEVLRWGLRAAETVDGTGGNALDRALWAAATPGEVSERLALVPFDHARQLVSALVRTADGTCVVVTKGAPEVVLDRCTAVPAGVAAALGAEFAAGNRVVAVATRTVPAGHLLTTADEHGLTLRGLLVASDPPKADAAAALARLAALGISVKVVTGDAAPVAAHVCRELGLDDTVLTGADLAGLDDDQLAAALPTTTVFARVGPQDKARIVAVQRRTGGGVAFLGDGVNDALALHGADVGISVDSATDVAKDAADVILLQKDLGVLADGVAEGRRIFANTVKYVLMGTSSNVGNMASAAGASLFLGFLPMLPSQILLNNLLYDTSQLAIPTDHADDEQVRRPAHWDLAFIRRFMLVFGPLSSLFDAFTFVVLLTVLHAGPTEFRTGWFVESLATQTLVVLAIRTRRVPFWRSRPSLPLVLAAVGVVTVGAVLPATPLAQALGFTPLPGVYYAVLVGFVVGYLLLIEVGKAAFYATARRPGPARPRDPRRHLRRRAARFSSTHRTVQAPRRVR